The DNA sequence AGGACGTGGTGGGCCACCAAACCGGAGGCGGCGCCATGACATTCGGCGGTACCGTATATACTGCGTTTTCCGGGCTTCAGGACACAAGCCGTACACAAGATATCTTCCTCTCTCGCGCCGCGCAGAAATGCCGTTTTCCTGTCCGACGTCACCCAACGCTCAGCGGTCCCCCGAAGTGTCATGATCGCCAGCCACATTGCAACGTCCGCGGCTCCCATGAGCATCATGCCGCTGACGAGGCCTCCCGGGCGCTCGAGAGAATTCATGAACGGAACCAGCACCGAGCATTCGCCTGGAGCACAAGCCTGCACGGTGAACTCATATGGCTTGAGAAATGGCGTTGCCGCCAAGATGCCATTCAGTTCATCAATAGATACGGCAGGTGTTTTCATTGATCGTCCGCCTCTCCTTCCTTCATTTGGGTCGGTCATTTGGGGCTCATTTGGGGCCTGGCCACGGCAACCAACTAAAATAACAGAAAAAGAGGCCTAAAATAGACCCTAAAATCGTCTTAAACGACTCTTTTTGACCCCAAAAAGGAGCTTTGAAGCTAAATCATATTTCAAAAAAAATCCTTAGAGCTGCGACTTTGTACCTAAAATAGTGTGCCTAAGACCCCAAAACGGTCATTTTTAGCGCTCTTTTTTCAAGTTTTCAGAGACTTAGCGTGGTCCGACCCCAGAGGGCATGTATTTGTCTATATCAGCTTTTTCTCGAATGATTATCTGCTTCTTCATGTTTTATTACTCAGCGCTAACGGGCGCGAGATGAGCTGCACCCCCGACTTGGGGAAAATGATGACAGCCCCTTTGCGGTCTTTTTTATCGTTTCTTTTAAAGATTTGTGACTGGCTGTTTTGGGTATTTTGGTGACGTTGGTGAAAGATTGACAAAATTTCTTCTGATCACATAAACATTTCAACTTTTCATATGTCCCTCCAGCGAACGAAAAAGTCACCGGCAGGAAGGGAGCGAGGATGATCTTGAAGATGCCAAAGTTTATTAACCTTTGAAAAGACCAAAGAAATGAAAGCCGCCGTCCCTTCCTGTCTGGTGCACTGATTGGTTCTGCCATTTGAAAGCGCGGATTACGTTTAAAAAGGAAGAATACGGGCTCGTAACTTCTTTTCGTCAATAGTGATCAGCGCACCGTCTTCGAGGTGCTGTTCAAACTGGTGAAGCGCTGACAACACAATCTGACCAAGGTATTCGGGAGTTACATCTTGGGTTCGAATTTGAATTACACTTGGACATTCCGTTTTCGTGGCGGCAAGTATTGCTCCGAAATCTAAATCATGGGTAAAAATGACATATTCGTTGGTTCTGGCATATCTCAAAATTTCATGATCAGGAGCGTCCGGCTGGCCAATATGCGACCAATGCACTGTTTTCCAACCGGCCTCTTCTAGTATAGACACCCACTTCGGGGAAAGATTCATGTCGATCAACAGTTTCATGTCGATTCCTGAACGAGTGGAACGTCGATTTCTTCAACACGCCATGTGGCATAAGCGAGCGCGTCAGCAATATCTTCCGCTTCCAGGTAGGGATACAATTTCAAAATTTCCTCTTTGGTGTGGCCTGATGCGATAAGACCGACGATCATTCCTACTGTTACACGCATGCCACGAATGCAGGGCTTTCCTCCCATGATATTAGGATCGAAGGTAATTCTGGTTAACGATATCATTTTAAACCTCCCCAAATAAATCTTCTTTATCTTTCTTATATTTATAAATTGTCACGCCTGTTACTGCAAGCTTTTTCCTTTTTTGGATGGGCAGAACGAAAAGCTCACTTGCCGGAAGGGAAACCAAGGTGACCGACCCTGCCGACAAATCGAGATTTAAACTCGCTGGACAACCCCAGAAACCGCACGACCCCCTTCGAAATGACAACCGAAAATTGACCCCTTCCGGTCAACGTGAGGCGTCAGGTTAGGATGCATCAAAGCCATTCATCCTCAGCATCAGCGACTTGGTAGACAGAATTGAAAAGCTGGAGTAGCCGTTCTTCAGAAACGTTCTCGCGCCAATTTTTTGATAACAATTCTTCTTTTTTCTTTTCATCAAGTGTTTTTGTTTTTAGAAGCTCTTCGACTAAATTCTCAACAGTAACTTGAAGGGCTAAAACTTTTCGAACTAGTGCATTTTGAATATTACCTGAGGCTAAATTTATTTTTGTTGGCTCCAGATCGGTTGGGAAAAATGTTACGATTTGCTTGTAATAAATATTGTCTCCCTCTTCATGGTGCGACCAATACAT is a window from the Candidatus Desulfatibia profunda genome containing:
- a CDS encoding PaaI family thioesterase, with translation MKTPAVSIDELNGILAATPFLKPYEFTVQACAPGECSVLVPFMNSLERPGGLVSGMMLMGAADVAMWLAIMTLRGTAERWVTSDRKTAFLRGAREEDILCTACVLKPGKRSIYGTAECHGAASGLVAHHVL
- a CDS encoding DUF5615 family PIN-like protein, with translation MKLLIDMNLSPKWVSILEEAGWKTVHWSHIGQPDAPDHEILRYARTNEYVIFTHDLDFGAILAATKTECPSVIQIRTQDVTPEYLGQIVLSALHQFEQHLEDGALITIDEKKLRARILPF
- a CDS encoding DUF433 domain-containing protein; the protein is MISLTRITFDPNIMGGKPCIRGMRVTVGMIVGLIASGHTKEEILKLYPYLEAEDIADALAYATWRVEEIDVPLVQEST